DNA from Paraphotobacterium marinum:
TTTGTTTTTTATTTCTGCACTATTGAATTGATTATTTAACACAATAGGATTTAAGTTACACACTTTATCAATCCTATCATCTAAACTAATATTATTTAATAAACCTCTTCTTATATCTCCATCTGTTAAAGAGCCAACCAATTCATTATTATCTTTTACGACGACAAGAAATTGACTTCCTAATAGATCTAGAGTTTTCATAGCTTCTTTGATACTAATATAGTTCTTTATTAAAAGCTTTTTAAAATCCATAAACATTACTCTCATTATACATGTTTATTATCATCTTAATTTTTTTTTATGATGCTAAACAATAGGTAAGTTAAATATTTCTTTTTCAATATAAATTAATAATTTTTACAAACCTTAATAACCTAAACTTAAATTTTCTAAATACACCTGCTCTATCTATTTTTAAATTATGGTTTTGGATAGATTATTTTTGATTTGTAGACAATCATTTTTTACGATCATAAATCATAAATCATAAATCATAAATCATAAATCATAAAACTTTTTAAACAAAAGTTTATCTAAGTCAAAAGTCTTTATTGTGTTAATAATTTTATCTGCAGTGCCACCTTGACCATATAAGTTTTCAACATTTAACAGTTTTTTTTGAAATTTATGTGAGTATAGTTTATCAAAAGCAGACTTTAAAGAGTTTTCGGAATTTTCACAAGATATTATACTATCACCACATATCCTACCTTTTTGTCTATCACCAATATTAATAGTTCCTATTTTAAAGCTGGGGACTTCTATAAGACCACTTGAACTATTACCAACAACACAATCAACATATTGTAAAGCACTAAGATATCTTAGTTGACCTAGTGACATAAAAAAAACGGATTTGTTTTTGTTTTTAATTACATAATCTTGAATTTTTTTGTTAATAATTCGACCATCAGTATCACTATTTGCCCCTGTGAAGATAATATTTGTATTTTCTAGTTTATCAATCACATTTAATAAGTTTGTAATATCTTTCAAAGCTGTATCTTTTTCTAAAGTAACTGGGTGGTATGTAACTAAAATATTTCTTTTATTTAATTTCATTCCTATTGATTTTTCAAAATCATTTTTTGATAATAACTCTAAATTTTGAATGTTATCAATTCCTAACGCTCCGACATTAAAAACTCTCTTTGGATCCTCTCCCATCTGTATAACTCTTTTTCTATAAACTTCAGTCGACGTAAAGTGTAATTGACTCATTTTAGTCAAGCTGTGTCTAATCGCCTCGTCTATACACCCTTCTGTCGTCTCACCGCCATGAAGGTGAGCAACTGGTATTCTTAAAACCATTGCTGATGTCACAGCTCCCAAAATTTCAAATCGATCACCTAAAACAACTAGTATATCAGGTTTTAACTCATCTAAACTTTCTGAAAAGGAAATAGTAGCCAAACCAATAGACTTAGAAATACCTACTGGAGTATCAGATGACAGTAACATTTCTATTTTCTTGTTAACAACAAACTTATTTTCAATTTCTTTAAAAGTTAATCCAAACTCAGAACTTAAATGCATCCCAGTAACAATAAGCTGAAGTTCAAGCTCAGGATCTCTTTTGATTTTCTCCATTAAGGGCACCAAAAGCCCATATTCTGCTCTTGTTCCAGTAATTATACAAATTTTTGTCATAATTTTTCTCTTCAGCCACAAAATTAATTCAGTTAAATCAATTCGTCTTCATCATAATTTTTTTGTGCAATTGTATCTATAATTGAGTCCCAAAGCATCGGGCTTAAACCAGTTCCTGGACGTTTAGCAATGATATTGTCATCAGTAAACTTTTCTCCTTTTTTGATTCGCTTGCTAGCAACTATCGATTTTCTGGCAACTTTCATGTTAGAAGACTCACTTTTACTGGGTTTTTTCACCCCTGTACCCATAGCAATCTCAATATTTCTAATGGCAGATACCATTGCTTTAAGCTCTTTAGGCTCAAGCGACGCTTTATGATCTGGTCCATCCATTTTTTTATCTAAGGTAAAATGCTTTTCTATTACACAGGCACCTAATGCAACTGCTGCTATCGGAACTTCTATTCCAAGTGTATGATCTGAATATCCAACTTTAACTTGAAAGGTATTGGCAATGGTTTGCATTGCCTTTAAATTAACATCACTCATTGGAGTAGGATATTCAGTATTGGCATGAAGTACAATAATATTTTCTTTTTTCGAGCCTGCTTTAACTAAAACATCTAAAGCATCCTCAATTTCGCCAATATCAGACATTCCTGTTGATAAAATTACTTTTCTGTCCAAACTACCTATAGCTTTGAGATATGGTAAATTTGTTATTTCTCCACTACCAATTTTAAAAATATCCAATCCTAGCTTGTTGAGTAAGAAAACACTCTCATTATCAAAAGGAGTCGATAAAAACATAATGTTTTTTTTCTGACAATAGCTTATAAGTTCTAAATGTGCATCTTTATCTAACTCTAATTTTTTTATCATTTGAAACTGAGTTTCATCTGAATCTGTTATTTTTTTTTGATATTCTGCTTTTTCCGCATGTTTTGATACAAGTTTTTCTGCTTTAAAAGTTTGGAATTTCACTGCATCAGCACCTGCTTCACTAGCTTCATCAATAAGCTTTTTTGCAAGTTTCAATGAGCCATTATGATTAACACCGGCTTCGGCAATAATAAATGTTTTGTGCATAACTTATCCTTTTACTAATTGATTTGCCTTGATAAATGACATTTCAGGTACAATAGTTCCATTCACAACTACTGAATTACTACCAACAAATGAACACTTACAAACTCTAGAGTCTCCATTAATTATTGTAGCCGTCGAAATATGACAATGATCATGAACTTCAACACCGTGCTCTATCAGAGACTTTGTATTAATAATACAGTTTTTACCAATTTTAGCATTTGAATTGATTAATGCCTGATGCATTACAATAGTACCTTCATCAATAAATACATTTTTCGCTATATATGCTAATGGAGAGATAATTACTGGTAAACAATAATCTAGCTTTTTTAACTTGTTATATAAATTAACTCTAATGTTATAATTTTTAATTTGACCAACAGTGATTAAGGCATATTTTGTGATAGCTTTTAAGTTTGAAAGCTCATCATCGCCCCCTAGAACAGGGTAACCAGACACATCGGTACCAACTCTTAAATTAGGGTCAACTATACCAATAATTTCAAACTTTTTAGATTTTTCTATAACATCTATGCAAGACTCACAATGTCCCCCACCTCCAATAAGAACTAATTTGGGAATCATAATCTAACACTGCTTGGTATATTAATGATTGACTCTTCCAGAGCCTTAGCATTTGATAAATCTGATTTAAATGCGTGTTTAAACATAGGGAGTTTATTCATTAATGTCCAAATAGGTCTTGTCATTACTTTTGAGCTATTCGTTTTTTCAAGAAATAATTCTCTCTCAGACGGTTCTTTCAATCTCAAAGCATTTAACCAATAATTTGATTTAGAGTGGGAGGGTTCTGAAATAAATTTTGCCCATTTGATGTCATTAAAAAAGGATTGATATAAATAAGCTGTTTCTCTCTTATTCCGAATAAAAATATCCAAGTTTTCAAGTTGTGCACACAATAAAGCAGCATTCAAATTTGGCATACGATAATTGTACCCAACCTGATCATGATCAAATCTCCAAGCGTGCTTTAATTTAGCGGTAGTTGTTAAATGCTTAGCTTTAAGTGCTAAATTTTCATCATTTGTAACTATAGCTCCACCTCCTCCAGAGGTGATAATTTTATTTCCATTAAAACTAATTGCTGAAAGATCGCCGAAGCTACCCAGCTGCTGATTTTTATATGACGTTCCTAAAGACTCTGCTGCATCTTCAATCAGTTTAATATGGTATTCAGAACATATTTTCTTAATTTCATCTATGCGACATGGATGTCCAAAAGTGTGCATTGGGACGCAAGCAGTAATTTTTTTTCCAGTTATTTTGTTGTAACAGACACCGTCTCTTATTTCAGCGTTATCAAGAAGAAAATTTTTTAAGGAAATTGGTGACATTCCCATCGTATCTGAGTCTACATCAACAAACACAGGATGAGCTCTACAATAAGAAATAGCATTACATGTAGCTATAAATGTTAGTGGCTGTGTAATGACTTCATCATTCTCTTTAACATTAGCTAATAATAAACACATATGAAGTGCCGTAGTTCCATTAACTGTTGCAACCACATGCTTAACACCTAACTTTTCTGCTAAATTCACTTCGAATTGATCGACAAACTTACCCACTGATGAAACAAATGTTGAGTCTATACATTCGTTAAGGTATTTTTTCTCATTTCCGATAAAGAGAGGCTCATGTAAAGGTATAAATTTTTTATTGGAATAAATGCTTTTTACAAAACCCACGAATTCATCATACATTATATATATTCGCCTTGTATTTTTCTAAATTAGATTTATTTGAAAACCATTCACATGTATTCTTAAGTCCTAATTTTATATCAAACTTCGGTTTAAAGCCAGTCAATTGATTGATTAGCGAATTATCACACCACAACCTAAATACTTCACTTTTATCGGGGCGAAGACGAACATCTTCAACTAAAAAATTCACATCACTATTCATTATTTCTTTAATTAAGTTTAAAGTATCTAAAATAGAAATTTCAAAGTTTGAGCCTATGTTTACGGTTTTCCCTATGGAGTTATCGCACTCTGCAATAGCGATAAACCCTCTGCACGTATCTTCAACATAGTTAAAATCTCTTGTTGGAGAAACATCACCTAATTTTATTTCTTTGATGCCATTAGCAATTTGAGTAATAATTGTTGGTATTACAGCTCTTGCTGATTGTCTAGGACCGTAGGTATTGAATGGTCTAGCTATCGTTAAAGGCATATCAAAAGCATTATAAAAACTCATTGCCATAGCATCTGAACCAATTTTACTTGCGCTATATGGGCTCTGTGGCTGTAAAGGATGTTTCTCATCAATTGGCACATATTGAGCTGTACCATACACTTCACTGGTTGATGTATGAATAACTCTTGAACAACCATTTTCCTTAGCGGCTTGACATATATTTAAAGTTCCAGTTACATTTGTATCAACATAGCTACCAGGAGCAACATATGAATATGGAATAGCTATAAGAGCTGCCAAATGAAATACAACATCCACACCTTTAGTTATTTCTTTACAATAATGAGGGTCTCGTATATCACCGTTAAGTACTTCAATTTTATCTAGGCACTTTACATCTTCAAGCCACCCCCAATAATTGAATGAGTTGTATTGACTTAAAGCCTTTACCTTAGAACCTTTCTTAACTAATAACTCGACCAGATGAGAGCCGATGAACCCATCAGCTCCAGTAACTAAAACGGTTTTTCCTTTTAATAACATATTAACTCTCTTTTATATTGTGATGAACTGCGATATTAGAAAAAACCTCACATTTTTCTAACAATTCATTGTATGTTCCAGATGAAATTAATTTACCTGACTGCATAACATGTATTACATCATAATCTTTAATAGTACTGAGACGATGTGCAATAGTTATTATAGTCAGATCTTTCAGTTTTGAAATTACAGATGTAATATCTTTCTCCGTTTTATTGTCTAGTGCAGAAGTTGCTTCATCCATAACTAAAATTTTTGGTCTTTTATATAAAGCACGCGCAATACCAAGCCTTTGACGTTGTCCTCCTGATAATCTAGTGCCAGATTCACCAATTACTGAAAACTCTCTTTTGTCAAGGCTACCAACAAAATCAAGTAATTGAGCCGACTTCAAACAA
Protein-coding regions in this window:
- the neuC gene encoding UDP-N-acetylglucosamine 2-epimerase, which encodes MTKICIITGTRAEYGLLVPLMEKIKRDPELELQLIVTGMHLSSEFGLTFKEIENKFVVNKKIEMLLSSDTPVGISKSIGLATISFSESLDELKPDILVVLGDRFEILGAVTSAMVLRIPVAHLHGGETTEGCIDEAIRHSLTKMSQLHFTSTEVYRKRVIQMGEDPKRVFNVGALGIDNIQNLELLSKNDFEKSIGMKLNKRNILVTYHPVTLEKDTALKDITNLLNVIDKLENTNIIFTGANSDTDGRIINKKIQDYVIKNKNKSVFFMSLGQLRYLSALQYVDCVVGNSSSGLIEVPSFKIGTINIGDRQKGRICGDSIISCENSENSLKSAFDKLYSHKFQKKLLNVENLYGQGGTADKIINTIKTFDLDKLLFKKFYDL
- the neuB gene encoding N-acetylneuraminate synthase; amino-acid sequence: MHKTFIIAEAGVNHNGSLKLAKKLIDEASEAGADAVKFQTFKAEKLVSKHAEKAEYQKKITDSDETQFQMIKKLELDKDAHLELISYCQKKNIMFLSTPFDNESVFLLNKLGLDIFKIGSGEITNLPYLKAIGSLDRKVILSTGMSDIGEIEDALDVLVKAGSKKENIIVLHANTEYPTPMSDVNLKAMQTIANTFQVKVGYSDHTLGIEVPIAAVALGACVIEKHFTLDKKMDGPDHKASLEPKELKAMVSAIRNIEIAMGTGVKKPSKSESSNMKVARKSIVASKRIKKGEKFTDDNIIAKRPGTGLSPMLWDSIIDTIAQKNYDEDELI
- a CDS encoding PglD-related sugar-binding protein encodes the protein MIPKLVLIGGGGHCESCIDVIEKSKKFEIIGIVDPNLRVGTDVSGYPVLGGDDELSNLKAITKYALITVGQIKNYNIRVNLYNKLKKLDYCLPVIISPLAYIAKNVFIDEGTIVMHQALINSNAKIGKNCIINTKSLIEHGVEVHDHCHISTATIINGDSRVCKCSFVGSNSVVVNGTIVPEMSFIKANQLVKG
- a CDS encoding LegC family aminotransferase translates to MMYDEFVGFVKSIYSNKKFIPLHEPLFIGNEKKYLNECIDSTFVSSVGKFVDQFEVNLAEKLGVKHVVATVNGTTALHMCLLLANVKENDEVITQPLTFIATCNAISYCRAHPVFVDVDSDTMGMSPISLKNFLLDNAEIRDGVCYNKITGKKITACVPMHTFGHPCRIDEIKKICSEYHIKLIEDAAESLGTSYKNQQLGSFGDLSAISFNGNKIITSGGGGAIVTNDENLALKAKHLTTTAKLKHAWRFDHDQVGYNYRMPNLNAALLCAQLENLDIFIRNKRETAYLYQSFFNDIKWAKFISEPSHSKSNYWLNALRLKEPSERELFLEKTNSSKVMTRPIWTLMNKLPMFKHAFKSDLSNAKALEESIINIPSSVRL
- a CDS encoding NAD-dependent 4,6-dehydratase LegB; the encoded protein is MLLKGKTVLVTGADGFIGSHLVELLVKKGSKVKALSQYNSFNYWGWLEDVKCLDKIEVLNGDIRDPHYCKEITKGVDVVFHLAALIAIPYSYVAPGSYVDTNVTGTLNICQAAKENGCSRVIHTSTSEVYGTAQYVPIDEKHPLQPQSPYSASKIGSDAMAMSFYNAFDMPLTIARPFNTYGPRQSARAVIPTIITQIANGIKEIKLGDVSPTRDFNYVEDTCRGFIAIAECDNSIGKTVNIGSNFEISILDTLNLIKEIMNSDVNFLVEDVRLRPDKSEVFRLWCDNSLINQLTGFKPKFDIKLGLKNTCEWFSNKSNLEKYKANIYNV